From a region of the Castanea sativa cultivar Marrone di Chiusa Pesio chromosome 10, ASM4071231v1 genome:
- the LOC142612386 gene encoding uncharacterized protein LOC142612386 — MPYLKCVDEEEAKYILQEVHEGICGDHAGLRSLANGQIEVTNRTLLKIIKARLDEAKGAWPEELPNVLWPYRTTARTPTGETPFKLTYGTEAVTRVEVGVASIWREVFHKKDNDDQLRINLDCLDEIRYKASSKTVKYQQKMAEYYNKRVKLRRLDIGDFILRKVTTTASCATSS, encoded by the exons ATGCCGTACTTGAAGTGTGTCGACgaagaagaagccaagtacATCCTTCAAGAAgtccatgaaggaatttgtggagacCATGCTGGCCTTAGATCTCTG GCGAATGGGCAGATAGAGGTGACGAACCGAACACTGCTCAAGATTATCAAAGCTAGATTGGACGAAGCGAAGGGTGCCTGGccagaagaattgcccaatgtcttgtggcCCTACAGAACCACGGCAAGAACCCCAACGGGAGAAACGCCTTTCAAgctcacttatggcactgaGGCGGTAACCCGAGTCGAGGTAGGAGTAGCTAGCATCTGGCGAGAAGTATTCCACAAAAAAGACAACGACGACCAGTTGCGAATCAATTTGGACTGCCTGGACGAAATAAGATACAAGGCCTCCAGCAAGACGGTAAAATACCAACAGAAGATGGCCGAATACTACAACAAGAGGGTAAAGCTCAGACGACTTGACATAGGCGACTTCATCCTGCGCAAGGTCACCACCACGGCGTCCTGTGCAACTTCGTCCTAA